In the Panthera tigris isolate Pti1 chromosome F3, P.tigris_Pti1_mat1.1, whole genome shotgun sequence genome, CCTGACCACTTTCAAGGTTCACAAAAATATAGCTGACCCTAATATAAGAATCATAttcatggcacaaaaacagacacatagaccaatggaatagaatagaaaccgcagaactagacccacaaacgtatggccaactcatctttgacaaagcaggaaagaacatccaatggaaaaaagacagtctctttaacaaatggtgctgggagaactggacagcaacatgcagaaggttgaaactagaccactttctcacaccattcacaaaaataaactcaaaatggataaaggacctgaatgtgagacaggaaaccaccaaaaccctagaggagaaagcaggaaaagacctctctgacctcagccgtagcaatctcttactcgacacatccccaaaggcaagggaattaaaagcaaaagtgaactactggggccttatgaagataaaaagcttctgcacagcaaaggaaacaaccaacaaaactaaaaggcaaccaacggaatgggaaaagatatgtgcaaatgacatatcggacaaagggctagtatccaaaatctataaagagctcaccaaactccacacccgaaaaacaaataacccagtgaagaaatgggcagaaaacatgaatagacacttctctaaagaagacatccggatggccaacaggcacatgaaaagatgttcaacgtcgctccttatcagggaaatacaaatcaaaaccacactcggatatcacctcacgccagtcagagtggccaaaatgaacaaatcaggagactatagatgctggagaggatgtggagaaacgggaaccctcttgcactgttggtgggaatgcaaattggtgcagccgctctggaaagcagtgtggaggttcctcagaaaattaaaaatagacctaccctatgacccagcactagcactgctaggaatttatccaagggatacaggagtactgatgcataggggcacttgtaccccaatgttgatagcagcactctcaacaatagccaaagtatggaaagagcctaaatgtccatcaactgatgaatggacaaagaaattgtggtttatatacacaatggaatactacgtggcaatgagaaagaatgaaatatggccctttgtagcaacgtggatggaactggagagtgtgatgctaagtgaaataagccatacagagaaagacagataccatatggtttcactcttatgtggatcctgagagacttaacagaaacccatcggggaggggaaggaaaaaaaaaaaaaaaaaaaagaggttagagtgggagagagccaaagcataagagactgttaaaaactgagaacaaactgagggttgatggggggtgggagggagggtagggtgggtgatgggtattgaggagggcaccttttgggatgagcactgggtgttgtatggaaaccaatttgacaataaatttcatatattaaaaaaaaaaaaaaaaaaaaagaatcatattcaCCCAATAGGTCagtgccaaaaacaaaaactgaagctGAATTGATTCCAAAAACATAATCTTATAAATTCTCCAACAGGAAAACGATGATAACAAGTGAACATATTTTCTCTGCTTACCATGTTTCAGGGATAGTTTTAAACTTTTCCATCATCTCATTTGCTCTTACAATTCATCCCCCATGAGGTGAGTTGAATTATTACCTTTACTTGGCAGATAGAGAAATTGCAGCTTAGAGAGATTACATACTTCAAATCTGACTATAAAACCTAAAACTGCATAAGAAATCTAGGAGACAGAGCTAAGATTCAACACCAGATGTCTAAagcttcaaagtttattttttttattatttattttgagagagagagcacatggcaTGTGAgaatcagggagaggcagagagagaggtagggaaagaatcccaagcgagctccacgctgtcagcacagagcccgacacggggctcaatctcacacatcgtgagatcatgacctgagctgaaatcaacagttggacgcctaactgactgagccacacaggtgcccccaaagcttACACTCACAATAGTATTCTGTGTTATGAGCAAACAATCAAGAAAGAAGACTGGGTCAAACACTTTCTGTGTGGACAGAGGTAAGTCACTGTATATCTATATACTGGGGACAAAAATATTTGTGGTCATTTTTCTCACAGATGCCACAAAGAACAAATTTGACACTACCGCTTTGAAAGCATTTGgtgaataaaagaatatgaagTGTTTTCATCCaattaacttttcaaaatgagtttatttgctCGTTGAAACTGATGTACTGTAAGGACAATCAAATAAGTCTTACCTAAAATCACAATCAACAGCTTCTGGAATGCATCTGACACAGCCTTCTGAATAGCAAGCTTCTGGGTTGTCCTCCTTTTCATAAGAAATGATAATGGCCCTGCATCCAACCAAAACAAATGGATTTAACATGCCTATCTGAATGATAACTGATTTGGGGGTTATATgtgtaaaagtgaaaatacatCCATGATTCGTAGTTCATTATCTTAGCAAGTAAGGGCAGGCACAACACAAGGTTGAATGACTCTGCTGTAGGTATATCCTGGCAGGGCACATTTTTACTGCCCTGATCTACTCCAGAAGTTTCGGAAGTACCAAAAGGGAGACACAAGCCAAGAAAGTGGCACAGATCTCACATCGCTCGTAGATTTCAAATGGACAAGCTGAAACTATAGTTTCAGACCCTACTGCAGACCCTACTCTCCTGTGCATCAAGGGCTGGAGTCACATGGGGAGAAGGGTTCGGTGGTAGTGCACGTGACCGCCTGGTCTCTTCCCGGGCATCACCCAAGGGAGCCTTACTCCCTTAGCCTTGCTaacagccctgcccctccctgaaaACCCTAAGCCTAAGTGCTGTAGACACTGGGAAAAAACACAGTACCAATGGGAATACCTTTTCTAGGCATCTGTATTTGACTCTTTACACTCCAGCCCTTTTATAGGAGGCAAAGGACTCAACATCTACACAAGAGTTTGTTTAAATCTTTAGATGATTACTTTGCTGGGATAACTGCAGGCTGCAAGAGATATGTATTTGAAGGACTATTTTAGCACAAGGCGAATTCTTAaccaaaaatgggaaaaacattaCTTCCCTCCTCCTAAACTTCTTGGCAGAAAGTCAgctttagaattttaaagttaaaggTTCCTTCAGGTATTGCCTGAGATAAAAGCCTGTACTGTAGGCCAGAAAAACTCTGCCTAGGGCTTTAGGAGCTTAGCAAAGGGGAGGGCTGGATGATGTATCTGAAAAGATgagtttttagaaagaaagagggattctgcctcccctccacccccacccccactgtaaACAGACCTTCCTCCAGGTCATCCAAAGTCTCCTCGGCCATGCCAGCTCCGGGACTCCGGCACTCATAGGATGGCAACACCACCTCTAAAGCACAGAAGAatttcaggctctgcttctgaaGTGGTGGCACAGTATCTTCATTTGCCCTTTCTTCAAGGTCAGAAAGATCCTGAAGCTGttaggattttattattattatttttttatgtttatttttgacagagagagagagagagagagagagagagagagagtatgagcaggggaggggcagagagagagagggagacacagaatccgaaacaggctccaggctctgagctgccagcacagagccccacgtggggctcgaactcacagaccgtgagatcatgacctgagccgaagtcggacgctcaactgactgagccacccaggcaccccgagctgTTAGGATTTTAAATGGAAGGTCCTTCCTTGGATCTGAATGTAAGCTTCAAgatgttttgttattaaaaacaaaaccggcggcgcctgggtggctcagttggttaaacttccgacttcggctcatgtcgtgatctcactgttcatgggttcgggacccgcgtcgagctctgtgctgacagctcagagcttggagcctgcttccgattctgtctctccctctctttctgcccctcccccgcttgcaatctgcctctctctaaaaaaaaaaaaaaaaaaaaaaaaaaaaaaaaatgcaactaaaCTCCAGCAATCCCAGCCCACAATGGAGATATCCTATAGCTTCAAAATCAAGTAAGACTTACAAATGGATGAAGACAATTGGTTTTTATTATACACCATACAAATACTGGAGAAGATTATGGACACCACCACCCAAGTTACTGAGATTATTATGAATTCTTGGTGGCAGGCTCAGGTACTTCCAGTTAGAGCCCTCTCACATCTCCCCACAACccagttttctcctctctgaagTCCAGAATTTCAGTGTTGAAATGATTCTAATTAGTCAGAGAAAATCTATAAAGTTTACCTTGATGATCCTTTTTGACCATCCATTGAAACCAAAGTAATAATTTGCCAGTTCTTGGCACTGGGAGCTGTTGAGGGCAAGGGCCTGATGTTGAACCGCCTTATGTTTGGTGCCAAGACGAACCTAAAGACATAAGAAATAGACCTGAAAATATCATAACCTGACACAGAGGCTTCCTTTAGATACACCTGAGATTTATCAATACCTATTTCATAGAGAGGTTGTGAAGctcaaactggaaacattttaagaaatcagcTCCTAATAAACCCTAAATAAATGCTAGGTACTATTTTTACGCTATAGACTTTGATGCATCATTTCCAGGGCCCTTGATTAATCGGCTTTCCGTGATCTCTGATATTGAAAGTGATGACGAAAGCAACTAAGGAAGCCCTCTGGAAGCAAATTATAGGGCTGTAGGTAAGCGAGGGAAGTAAACTTTTTGCTGTCTCATCCCGTAGCTCCTGTTTGAGAATATGACCTCAAGAGCAGATAACATGGACCTGAGTAGGACCTGAATCAGCAGCACCCACCCCCCGCAAGTTACTAACCCCCGTTAGAAGAAGGAATATACATACTTCTGTAaattttataagcaaataaaacaataagagGTTCATTTGCCTTAATAAGCTTCTTTGAGAATGCAAATACCTCCAGTGTTAACTCTCTAAATAACTTACACGCTACAGTGTATTTCTTACATCctctagttcttttttaaatgtctatttcaaGTGGGGTGTAGTATATTCGTATATTcgtaaaaattcaaataattcaaataaagtcAAAGTATTATTAACtctttattgatttgtttgtGCAACGTCCTCTATCACTAGTTTATCAGTTCCTTAAGTGCTTGAAGgaaccatattttattcttttctcattcctaGAATCAAGCACAGGTCTATggattaagtgaatgaatgagtagatgaAAAAGTGAAATTACTTTCTCCAACTGAAGCTGCCTGCtaggaaggagaaatgaagatgAACTTTTAAATGTTGAGTGCTACAGCACAGGCTAGTGGTGAGGCAGAGTGGAGCTGTTCTGGACAACCAGGAAGCTGCAGAAGGGCCTCGAGCCCCTGAGTGGTAGAGACAGTTGTCACCTTAGATAACCTTGCCACAGTTCTTGCTGGCGACCGTTTTCCTTCATGCTACTGAAAAAAAGCTCTCAGATGCCTTAGGCCTTTCCTTGATTTTACTGTAAGATGTTattcttggggcgtctgggtggctcagtctgttgggcatccgactgcagctcaggtcatgattctcacagtttgtgagttcgagccccgtgtcaggctctgtgctgacaactcacagcctggagtctgcttccgattaggtgtctccctctctctctgcccctcacccgctcatgctttgactctgtctctcaaaaataaacattaggggcgcctgggtggcttggtcggttaagcgtccgacttcggctcagatcatgatctcacggcctgtgagttcgagccccgcgtcaggctctgtgctgacagctcagggcctggagcccgtttcagattctgtgtctccctctctctctctgcccctcccctgttcatgctctgtctctctctgtctcaaaaataaataaatgttaaaaaaaaatttttttaaataaacattaaaaaaatttttttaatatgttctttttaaatatgtatttataaaaggtaaacaaacaaacaaaaacaaccagaaactaTGTGTACTTACCAAAGTATAAAGGAACACATAAGTAAATTGGGCAACAATTTCAGtaggcggcggggtgggggtggtggtggtggtggtggtaaccCAAGGCtctgtgttaaataaataaagaaatttaatatgaATGCTCTCTCCTGTCAGCTATATATTGACTTTGGGCTTTATGCTGTGAAATCTCAAAATCCATTTGTGAAATGGTCTTAATGTCCAATGAGACAAAAACACCTCATTACTCACAACTGATACAAAGTAATTATTTCATAATCTGTGATAGCTGAGTGGCTGGGTGACATCTTCACAGGCTAGAAGCTTGCAAGCTCAGGAATGCCTGACAGGTGATCATTTCAATCATAGGGAGTGGAGCCAGGATTGAAGACAGTGTTGAACAAGTGGAGACAGTATACTCAGACATTTGAGGATTCTTAGATTCGATCCAGATTAAATCAGTAAGGAAGGGCATATGGGTAAGAATAGGCAGTCGAGTCCGTAGGAAGTAGCTAGATTAAGAAGCCAGTTAGACAAAGCTGATGAAAACATACAATTATAAAGTGAAAGGTTTGGCAATCTAAGCCTCACTCAACTTATTCAAAGGAATTGACATGGCCCTTGATAAGGACATGGTGATTGAATTGAGGcacataatgaaatataattctgGGGCTCTGGGAAAGCAAAATGGACAGCATGTTGGTATGGAATAAAGTTTCTGTGGTGTATTAAAGAATGTTTTAACCATTTTCCCGGGAGTTGAAGGGAGTTCTGAATAGGCAGCTTGAGAGTGATGACGACGATAATGACGATGAAGCATCCTTTATAATACAACTGATGAGAGAGTTTGTCATTTTATATCCACATAatagaggggggcctgggtggctcagtcggttaagcgtccaacttcagctcaggtcatgatctcaggattcatgagttcgagccccacatcgggttctgagctgacagctcaaagcctagaagtctgcttctgattctgtgtctccctctttctcttccccttccctgctcatgccctgtttctcaaaactgaataaaaacgttattaaaattttttttaatccccataaTAGTAAACAGAAACAAGACTTCTTGTGAAGCTTTGTTAAATTAAGGGGCACCAAAAAATGACACAGGGTTGAACATCAGTAAGTTTGGGCTTGACCTCTCCCTTCCAGTTACCGTCATGAACCTTAAGTAAGTCACTTAACTATCCTGAGTTcgagtttcttcatctgaaaacaaaacaaacataacaaaacaaccaaaaaacccaggGAAACCGGAGGATCAGTGTAGCAATGCATCTAAAAGCATTCTGTAAACCACAGTGGTATACCAACGCTGGTCTATTATTGCTGAATTCAACACTTCGTCCCAGTGGTGTTAGGAATTTCCTACTTGGACCCaccttcactggagaattctgaaAAAGCTGCTTCTGGTCGCATGCCTTTTGGGCTCTGTGAGCATCCCTTGCTGAGTAAAACTTGATGATGGCGTAGAAACCAGGACGGGCCACTGCAGCGTTCGGGAAGACTCGGACCGAATACAGAAGGCCAAACTGGGAGAATACTGCGAACAGAGAATGCTGTGGGGTGGTCCCACGCCAAGTAAGTGCATGAAATTTCACGCCCAGCAAACAAAACTGCCTTCTATTCCCTAAGCCCTCCTGCACACGCAACCCAAAGCACTTCTCGTTTCGTTGAAAAGATTTCCCTTTGAAATCCCGGGATTCGAGAAGCATTAGAAGGCAACATGTGCCGGCTGTTGAGAGTTACCTCTCAAAAATCTGTCGGGGCTGAGACTGCAAAGCTCCCCTCTAGAACTAAGATTCCTCTCGGCGGAGACTACAAGGCGCGCGAGGTGCTCAAGGCCAGACTCAGACTCCCAGTcacggggaggtgggggtgtctccctccctccctccctccctccctccctcctggcccgGCTCACATGCAAGGCCTCGGCCGTGGGTCCAGAACTCAGCTCCCACACCAGCAAGGTTTTGTCACTCTCGGTGGGAACCGTAAAAGAGACCAATTCCGCCATCCTACCACCAAGGAGCAGGCGCGACTAAGGTTTGAGTGGCACGGCGCCTGCGCAAGGCGCGCCCGCGCGTTTTAAAAAGGGGCTGGGACGAGGGGCGGGGCCAGCTCGccgcggggtggggcgggggctgtCCCCCGGACCTCTCCTTCGCCCCTCCCGCTCTGGGGCGGGTCTCTGCCTCTACTTCCCCTCCCGCAGCTCCATTGTCTCAATGTCGTAGAATTTAGTGCTTCTAGtcaagtgtatttaaaaaaaaatttttttttaaatatttatttatttttgagagacagagtgcaagcagcggagaatcagacacacacacacacacacacacacacacacacacacacacacagaatccgaagcaggctccagactgtcagcacagagccccaagcagggctcaaactcacaaactgtgagatcacgacctgggctgaagtcggacgcttaaccgactgagccacccaggcaccgttaGTCAAGTGTATTTTTACAGTAGGGTCTAAAGGGTGAGCTTACAGGATCCCTGGGTGTGGACAATTTTATGGCAGCCTTCTTCCTCTTCACTCCGGGAGAAGATTTAGACTACTAGCAGTTAGTAAGTTACCTACTGAACTTAAAAATTTGGATTTCTCTACGTTGTGTGGGCAATGACCACTAAAGATGCAATCCTTTGGCTTAAGAATGTTTTCATGAATGTTAAATATACAAATCAAACTATAACTCATTAAGCCATTAATGAAATCCTTAAAAAGCATTCCCTGATTTCCCTACATGATTTTGATGAATTGGTGTACGTGTGTGCTTGTTGGGGTGAGATGATGTGGGAGTTTGGCAAGCAGGgtaagaaggagagataaatttgaaaaaaccAAAGAGTGAGGCCAGGTAGGGCACCAATATTGGAGCTCATGGTGCTTGTGCAGAAGGGCCGCTCTCGGCATCCAAATAGCTATTTTGAGGACTAACACACTGAGAGGGAAAGTAGGTCCTAATGATCCTTATTTTAATCCTAGAATGTCTGAGCCAGAAGGGGCCTTACAAAACAAGTCTCCTGAGGTTTCTAAGCAGTGGCCTTCAGACTGCTGCTGGTCTGTGGTGAAGGTTTCACCAGTCCTTGCCAAAGCAAGAAAAGGTAATATAAgcagggttaaaaaaaatattttcataaaacgAAATCCATTCCATTATCCTATAAATCTgaccctcatttaaaaaattattttaatattattcatttttgagagagagcatgcatgtgcgaatgggggaggggcagagagagagcgggagacacggACTCCGaagcggcctccaggctctgagctgtcggcacagagcccctcgCCGgcgctcagacccacaaaccgcaagatcatgacctgagccgaagaccgacggtcaaccaactgagccacccgggcacacTGACCTTCATTTTTCATGCTGAAAACTGTTTTATGAGGAGATGCTGATAGAGGATAGTTGTTGTGATTCATACTCTTTCTagggcattaaaataaaaagttggacaTGTTAACATGGCCTTAACTTTTTTCGTGCTTTACTGGTCTGTGAAATCCAAAACTCTGGGAACCACTCAAATGTCAAACCTCTCACTTCAGAGCTGAAGCAGTTAAGGCTCAGAAGTAGGGACAGCAGTGGCCCAGGTGGGACAGTTTATTCAGGCAGTTCCGATTGTAGCCACGGGTAGAACATTCCTCCAACTGCCCCTTTTCTGTCTTTGCGTTGTCATTTTGCAGGTTCAACTCCACGTCAGCACCGTGTATTCGTTGTATGTATCCACTCATTCGCTGTAGCCAGTGTTCGTGTATGTCGCTGCTTCTCCAGGCAGATGGTGAACACCTCAAGAACAATAGTTATGATTTACCTTCCTTCTTCTAGTGCCCACCACCCTCCTGCCATACTAGGTACTCGAAGATATctggaatgaaaaatgaagaaatcaacaCATTCTTTGCACAAGGAATGCTTTAATAATTCCCCAAATATAACAACTTCTTCACTGTGGTCCTCTCTTGGTTCGCGAATGACAGTCAGGAACCAGGGGCCTGGGCTTGGATGGGTGCAAGGGGAAAGCCCTAGAAAACCATTTATTCCTGGGGCTCCGGTCAGTCCTTTTTGAACATGGGAAGGAAAGCAGATAACGTGAAGTGGAGGCaagaggaagaagacatgaagaaTCCCCAGGCGAGAAGAGGAACGCTGGAATGACTCCACGCCTGTCTCATTCCTTGTGACACCCCGTCATCCAGTAGGAGAGTGGCCGGCCCGCACAGTGCAACCTCCATGCCACCCTGTGGAGAGAAGAAGGCTGGCTTCTTGCTTCCTACTTAGTAGCTCCTTCTCCACATCCATGACCCAGCACTTAGTGAACGCACGGCACAGCACGGCAATGCACGGAACCCCCTTCACTGCTCGCTCTCTGGTCTGTCCCCCCGTGGCCCCTCTGAGCCTTCCTTTAAATTTCTCTTATCTGTGGTGTTTGGCTCCTCCCCCCGTTCAGCATGCTCCCACGTTTTCAAATCCTCCTCTGGCCCCGAAGGGGGAGTGCACCATTTTACAAGGCTGAGAGTcactaaacaaacagaaagataaatacatacataaataaataaataaccaatccGTCAATCTCAGGGGCAACGATCGACTCTCCCTCCAGAGAGGGTCATCCCTAGTAGCCGTCAGCGTCTCTCCCGCATGGTGTTCTTAGAGTAGACAAGGCACTTAACCCCCTCCTTCCTCACAGACACCTGTAGAGGCAacttatctgtctatctatctatgtatctatctatctatctccaatTTGAAGCTCAGAAAAGTGAAGCAACCATTGCACTGTCTACCACTGGGAAGCTGACAGCTTTGGGGGTATTTGCTCAGCTGAGGAGCTACGCACCTTTTATAGAAAATGTTGCTGCGAATTATGGAGAgggccagccccaccccccacccgtgGCCAGCATGATGGTGCTGCTTAACTGGTCCCACACCTACAGCTCATTGAACCGCTCGGGGATGATGGGTCCAAGCTGAGCCAATCAGATTCTCTATCCCAGCCCCTTGGACTCTGGGGCTGAGACTAGCCAGTCTCCGTGACTGCTCAGAACATTAGCCCGTTAACTTGGGGGCAGCCACAGTCTGTCCTCTGGAATGGGGAGCAGAATATACTGCTCTACAAAGGAAGTAGTGAAGGAAATGCACGAGGAGGCAGAAACTTGTCAGGAAAGCCACACTGACAGTTCCCAGCTCCGCCTCCGTTCTCTTCCAGAGAAGAGACCCCTTGGGTAAGCTCGGTGAGACACCTTGTCCCCTCCGAAGCCATCTCCCTCAGCTAACTCAAGTTCCTTTGCTACTGTGTCCAAAACAGTTTTAATACAACATCAGAGAAAGACCCAGATCCCAAGTCTTGTAAGTCCCAGTTCCAAGCCCGCCGCTCTCCCACATTTTTCTAGATGGTTAGAAGGGGTGGAGTCCttgcctcctgtcccctcctgtcACTACATCCTTCTTGGGGCTCTGCCTGCTGACTTAGTCCCACAGTGACCTCCTCACCAGTTCTTCATTCCCCCTGCTCCAGACACAATCTTTTTCACACAGTTGATGGTTGAGAGAAGATCGGGGCTCAGCAGTtctgaaggggagacagagaatacctgTGAGAACACAGAGGACAGTCCCAGAGACTGAGGCAGACACcggctctccccgccccccaggggcTGAGTCCTTCCAGATTAGGCAAGGGCTCCCTCCCAGAGGCCCATGGAGATATCCCTACAATGGCTGCTAGAGGTCAAGGGTGgctaggggtgggggcaggaggggcaggagtaAATGTATGTTTACTACCACACATCCTAGCTAGGGTACATGCTGGTTCGCGCCACGTTTGAGGGTTTCTAGGGAAAGGAAATGTCAAAACAGGCAGCACAGAGGCCAAGGTAAACCTTGCCTAATGAGAGAGGCTCTTCAGGTGAAGAGTGCAGGGATGTTGATCAGAGTACGAAAGAGGGAGTAAGGGGCAAAGCCATGGACCTGTGGAGCCTCCACGAGTGGCTCTGAGGTGGGGAGTTTGCCCTTGGCCTCGAATCAATCAGGCCATTGACCAAAGTCAGGACTTGATGGTTAGAGCTGAGCCTTCAGGGCCACCAGTCTGGCATTCAGCACTGGTtctatgagcctcagtttgctcgtCTGTAAAGCGGGGATCATAATAGTTTCCACCGCATGAGAAGCTGGCATGTGAAGTGCTCAGCATACAACACACTCTCGCTAAATGTTGGCCGCTGCTGTCCTCTGTTACTGGGTGTGCAGAGCCTTTCTGGAGCCTGCACCCCGGAGAATCTCCTAACCGGAGGGGCATCGTAGCCACTAGTGAAATCCTCTGCTCAGCaaaggcattcctgggtgcaTTCCCAGGCTTGGAGTGGGACGAGAAGTCCCGTGAGTAGACCCCACtcatcctctcccctctcccaccctgagACCCCGGCCAGACCTTTGCAGTCCTCGTGGCAAATGTTTTCCGAGTGACTCTTGTGATCATTGCACCAATAGTGGCTGTTGATCTGGAAGACGCCATAGTCGAAGCTGCCGTCTGCATTTTCATTTACCTTTGATAGGTTGAAGTTGCTCTCCACAAAAGCCAGGCACAGCCCTTAGAACAGGGAGAAGAAGGTTTTTAGAGGGCTCTGAACTGAGGGACAAAGGACAcggaggagaaagggagacggggaagcagaagaaaggaacaaggcCTAAGAGGCTAGACGGGGCGAGCTGGCCGGAAACACCCATTAGCTTCTCTCCTCGCCCTTCGGTCCATCCACCTGCCCCTCAGTACAACCGCTCATCATCCCGCTGTCCATCCGCATCTCCTGCACTTGATGAtcgcctactgtgtgccatgaCCCGTGCAAAGCCCAGTGAGGGACATTCAGCTGGGGCAAAGGCAGCTGGTGCCTTCAGCAAGAACGAAGACGCACCCCTTAAAGGACCACAAGACAAGATAAAACGAGAAGGACGGCACAAGACAGGTGTGTGCAAAATCTGGGCAAAAGGAAGCTAGCCCCACCAGGGAGGAGGACGAAGCCTTTGCActgcctgctccctctgcctggaatgctcttccccagaCATTTGGGTGACCCGGTCCTTTGCCTCATTCAGTGCTGctcaatgtcacctcctcagagaggtaTTCCTTGACTTCCCCTTCAAGGACAAGGTTACCTCTCACTGCCCTGGCTTTATTCTGCTGCATAACATTTATCACCACCAGGAAGTGCttcatatgtttgtgtgtttgtttggggCTCGCCTCTCCCCCTAGAATGCGAACACTGTGAAGGAAGGGGCTTTGTTGAtgtctctgtccccagcccctaaAATAGTTCccggtacatagtaagtgctcagttaatAATATTCAGTGGAAGGAATATAGAATGTTGGGAGGGGCTTCTCGGGGAGGGCTGCTTTTTGAACTTGGCTTCGAAAGATGAATGATGGAAAGATGGCCACATAGGAGGTGACCAGGAGCAGAAGAGGAATGGGGGGGCGGGAGTGTGAGAAAGCGGCACTCACAGTCACTCAGGGAGTAGCCCTCAAACCTATCCAGATCCTCCTTGTGCAGC is a window encoding:
- the LOC122235710 gene encoding RAD52 motif-containing protein 1-like isoform X4; this translates as MKHSLFAVFSQFGLLYSVRVFPNAAVARPGFYAIIKFYSARDAHRAQKACDQKQLFQNSPVKVRLGTKHKAVQHQALALNSSQCQELANYYFGFNGWSKRIIKLQDLSDLEERANEDTVPPLQKQSLKFFCALEVVLPSYECRSPGAGMAEETLDDLEEGPLSFLMKRRTTQKLAIQKAVSDAFQKLLIVILESGKIAVEYRPCEEITDASTEDELQDLIQVSYFSWKRYGQGEEERLSDLSLEEQEFKLLELD
- the LOC122235710 gene encoding RAD52 motif-containing protein 1-like isoform X3; protein product: MLLESRDFKGKSFQRNEKCFGLRVQEGLGNRRQFCLLGVKFHALTWRGTTPQHSLFAVFSQFGLLYSVRVFPNAAVARPGFYAIIKFYSARDAHRAQKACDQKQLFQNSPVKVRLGTKHKAVQHQALALNSSQCQELANYYFGFNGWSKRIIKLQDLSDLEERANEDTVPPLQKQSLKFFCALEVVLPSYECRSPGAGMAEETLDDLEEGPLSFLMKRRTTQKLAIQKAVSDAFQKLLIVILGQLLFLEAVWPGGGRTSLGFKP
- the LOC122235710 gene encoding RAD52 motif-containing protein 1-like isoform X2, with product MAELVSFTVPTESDKTLLVWELSSGPTAEALHHSLFAVFSQFGLLYSVRVFPNAAVARPGFYAIIKFYSARDAHRAQKACDQKQLFQNSPVKVRLGTKHKAVQHQALALNSSQCQELANYYFGFNGWSKRIIKLQDLSDLEERANEDTVPPLQKQSLKFFCALEVVLPSYECRSPGAGMAEETLDDLEEGPLSFLMKRRTTQKLAIQKAVSDAFQKLLIVILESGKIAVEYRPCEEITDASTEDELQDLIQVSYFSWKRYGQGEEERLSDLSLEEQEFKLLELD
- the LOC122235710 gene encoding RAD52 motif-containing protein 1-like isoform X1, which translates into the protein MLLESRDFKGKSFQRNEKCFGLRVQEGLGNRRQFCLLGVKFHALTWRGTTPQHSLFAVFSQFGLLYSVRVFPNAAVARPGFYAIIKFYSARDAHRAQKACDQKQLFQNSPVKVRLGTKHKAVQHQALALNSSQCQELANYYFGFNGWSKRIIKLQDLSDLEERANEDTVPPLQKQSLKFFCALEVVLPSYECRSPGAGMAEETLDDLEEGPLSFLMKRRTTQKLAIQKAVSDAFQKLLIVILESGKIAVEYRPCEEITDASTEDELQDLIQVSYFSWKRYGQGEEERLSDLSLEEQEFKLLELD